From a region of the Halolamina sp. CBA1230 genome:
- a CDS encoding NDP-sugar synthase → MKAIVLAGGYATRLWPITRNRPKMFLPVGDGTVIDDVFADLEADDRVEEVYVSTNERFADDFHEYLADSEFEKPVVSVEETVDEEEKFGVVGALAQLIDREGIDDDLLVVAGDNLISFDLAEFGDFFEGKGTPCLAAYDVGSKERASSYGLVELDGDRIVDFQEKPDQPNSTLVSIACYAFPEETLPKFDEYLAGENNPDEPGWFLQWLQSREPVHAFTFDGAWFDIGTPESYLDAVEWKLDGENIIADDATVDAELGENVHVMSGATVENSHLDRSVVFEDAAIVDSCLEDSIVDTSSYVAGLDLSGALIGAHSEINDCGE, encoded by the coding sequence ATGAAGGCTATCGTTCTCGCGGGCGGCTACGCCACCCGGCTCTGGCCGATCACCCGTAACCGACCGAAGATGTTCCTCCCCGTCGGGGACGGGACGGTCATCGACGACGTGTTCGCGGATCTGGAGGCCGACGACCGCGTCGAGGAGGTGTACGTCTCGACCAACGAGCGCTTCGCCGACGACTTCCACGAGTACCTCGCTGACAGCGAGTTCGAGAAACCCGTCGTCTCCGTCGAGGAGACCGTCGACGAGGAGGAGAAGTTCGGCGTCGTGGGCGCGCTGGCCCAACTGATCGACCGCGAGGGGATCGACGACGACCTGCTCGTGGTCGCCGGCGACAACCTCATCTCGTTCGACCTCGCGGAGTTCGGCGACTTCTTCGAGGGGAAGGGGACGCCCTGTCTGGCCGCCTACGACGTGGGGTCGAAGGAACGGGCCAGTTCGTACGGGCTCGTGGAGCTGGACGGTGACCGCATCGTCGACTTCCAGGAGAAGCCCGATCAGCCCAACAGCACGCTGGTCTCCATCGCCTGCTACGCGTTCCCCGAGGAGACGCTGCCGAAGTTCGACGAGTACCTCGCCGGCGAGAACAACCCCGACGAGCCGGGGTGGTTCCTCCAGTGGCTCCAGTCCCGCGAGCCCGTCCACGCGTTCACGTTCGACGGCGCGTGGTTCGACATCGGCACGCCCGAGAGCTACCTCGACGCCGTCGAGTGGAAGCTCGACGGCGAGAACATCATCGCCGACGACGCGACCGTCGACGCCGAGCTCGGGGAGAACGTCCACGTGATGTCGGGCGCGACCGTCGAGAACAGCCACCTCGACCGGAGCGTCGTCTTCGAGGACGCCGCGATCGTGGACTCCTGTCTCGAGGACTCCATCGTCGACACGTCGAGCTACGTCGCGGGGCTGGACCTCTCGGGCGCGCTGATCGGCGCCCACTCCGAGATCAACGACTGCGGGGAGTGA
- a CDS encoding ABC transporter ATP-binding protein — MSKHDTADADSTVGPSGETTPDGDETPPGIEANDLSLAYEPGEPVVELDRLTVPAGEVTALVGPNGSGKSTLLKSMNAELPPEQGTVYFDGRDVEGYDTTELARKLGLLSQQNSAPASTTVRELAAHGRYPHRGFFESLSEEDHRAIDRALERVGVSHLADRQVGGLSGGQQQLAWLAMTFAQETDALLLDEPTTFLDLHHQLRVLRAARELNEERGVTVCVVLHDIGQAARFADNLIALKEGTPYEWGPPDEVVTPELLEDVFGVEAEVGFGPEGPTIVPREPVDEE, encoded by the coding sequence ATGAGCAAACACGACACCGCGGACGCGGACAGCACTGTCGGACCGAGCGGTGAGACGACTCCCGACGGCGACGAAACGCCGCCCGGGATCGAGGCGAACGATCTCAGCCTCGCCTACGAGCCGGGCGAGCCGGTGGTCGAACTCGACCGGCTGACCGTGCCCGCCGGCGAGGTGACCGCGCTGGTCGGCCCGAACGGCAGCGGGAAGTCGACGCTGCTGAAGTCGATGAACGCCGAACTCCCGCCGGAGCAGGGGACGGTGTACTTCGACGGACGCGACGTCGAGGGGTACGACACCACCGAACTCGCCCGGAAGCTGGGGCTGCTCTCCCAGCAGAACTCCGCGCCGGCGTCGACGACGGTACGCGAGCTCGCGGCCCACGGGCGCTACCCCCATCGCGGGTTCTTCGAGTCGTTGAGCGAGGAAGACCACCGGGCGATCGACCGCGCGCTCGAACGCGTCGGCGTCTCCCACCTCGCGGACCGGCAGGTCGGCGGGCTCTCGGGCGGGCAGCAACAGCTCGCCTGGCTCGCGATGACGTTCGCCCAGGAGACCGACGCGCTGTTGCTCGACGAGCCGACGACGTTCCTCGACCTCCACCACCAGCTCCGGGTGCTGCGTGCGGCCCGCGAACTCAACGAGGAGCGCGGCGTCACGGTCTGTGTCGTGCTCCACGACATCGGGCAGGCCGCCCGCTTCGCGGACAACCTCATCGCGCTCAAGGAGGGCACACCCTACGAGTGGGGGCCGCCCGACGAGGTGGTCACGCCGGAGCTACTGGAGGACGTGTTCGGCGTCGAGGCCGAGGTCGGGTTCGGTCCGGAAGGACCCACGATCGTCCCGCGGGAGCCCGTCGACGAGGAGTAG
- a CDS encoding phosphoadenosine phosphosulfate reductase family protein: MSEFPDYLDVDYTDGEGESPEDYPSLEHKIEKAIEVTRQGLEQYENPAIMWTGGKDSTLTLYFVKEVAERHDLEVPPAVFLDHYQHFDELIDFVERWADEWDLDVYFARNEDIGEYVDEHGLEPGDDIDISELNEQNRHHVENILEYEEETFPFLLDTYVGNHLLKTVPLNNAIEDLEIDGIVSGVRWDEQEARADETFFSPRHDPDIYPPHDRIQPILQFDERAVWDCFWHYVVPDTVEDYPDEGHVPDDADDLPNGLTQDDIPVSPKYFAGFRSLGSEISTEKSEEEPAWHQDLENTTERAGRAQDKEDLMERLRDLGYM, translated from the coding sequence ATGAGCGAGTTCCCCGACTACCTGGACGTCGATTACACCGACGGCGAGGGTGAGTCCCCCGAGGACTACCCGAGCCTCGAGCACAAGATCGAGAAGGCTATCGAGGTCACCCGGCAGGGGCTGGAGCAGTACGAGAACCCCGCGATCATGTGGACCGGCGGGAAGGACTCAACGCTCACGCTGTACTTCGTGAAGGAGGTCGCCGAGCGCCACGACCTCGAAGTGCCGCCCGCCGTCTTCCTCGACCACTACCAGCATTTCGACGAACTCATCGACTTCGTCGAGCGCTGGGCCGACGAGTGGGATCTCGACGTCTACTTCGCCCGGAACGAGGATATCGGCGAGTACGTCGACGAGCACGGCCTCGAGCCCGGCGACGACATCGATATCTCGGAGCTCAACGAGCAGAACCGCCACCACGTCGAGAACATCCTCGAGTACGAGGAGGAGACGTTCCCGTTCCTGCTCGACACGTACGTCGGCAACCACCTGCTGAAGACGGTGCCGCTGAACAACGCGATCGAGGACCTGGAGATCGACGGCATCGTCTCGGGCGTGCGCTGGGACGAGCAGGAGGCCCGCGCCGACGAGACGTTCTTCAGCCCGCGCCACGACCCCGACATCTACCCGCCCCACGACCGCATCCAGCCGATCCTCCAGTTCGACGAGCGCGCCGTCTGGGACTGTTTCTGGCACTACGTCGTGCCCGACACCGTCGAGGACTACCCCGACGAGGGGCACGTCCCCGACGACGCCGACGACCTGCCCAACGGACTCACGCAGGACGACATCCCGGTCTCGCCCAAGTACTTCGCCGGCTTCCGCTCGCTGGGCTCGGAGATCTCGACCGAGAAGAGCGAGGAGGAGCCCGCGTGGCATCAGGACCTCGAGAACACGACCGAACGCGCCGGCCGCGCCCAGGACAAGGAGGACCTCATGGAGCGCCTCCGCGACCTGGGCTACATGTAA
- a CDS encoding Xaa-Pro peptidase family protein yields MTTDVDTFRRRTSDAQQRLRERGSDGLVLFPSRNLRYLAGYSEEPGERHFLLFVPAEGEAVFFVPALSGDQIREASWVDDVRTWNDAEDPVPRIADIAAELDLAAGHLLVDDTMWALFTQDLRDALPDATFGLASEVLGDLRVRKDDAELDAMRRAGAVADETVRDLRAMGEEALGLSEAELAAEIEELLESNGGTGVAFETIVGAGPNGAKPHHHHGDREITPGEPVVLDFGTRVDGYPSDQTRTLVFGGEPSERFREVHEIVREAQQAGVDAVEPGVTAESVDDATREVIEDAGYGDEFIHRTGHGVGLDVHEEPYIVEGNERELQPGMVFSVEPGIYLLGEFGVRIEDLVVVTEEGCERLNDTDRGWAC; encoded by the coding sequence GTGACTACCGACGTCGACACCTTCCGCCGCCGGACCAGCGACGCCCAGCAGCGGCTCCGCGAGCGCGGCAGCGACGGCCTCGTCCTGTTCCCCAGCCGGAACCTCCGCTACCTCGCGGGCTACTCGGAGGAGCCCGGCGAGCGCCACTTCCTGCTGTTCGTCCCCGCCGAGGGCGAGGCGGTCTTTTTCGTCCCCGCGCTCTCGGGCGACCAGATCCGCGAGGCGTCGTGGGTCGACGACGTGCGGACGTGGAACGACGCCGAGGACCCGGTGCCGCGGATCGCCGACATCGCCGCCGAACTCGACCTCGCGGCGGGCCATCTGCTCGTCGACGACACGATGTGGGCGCTGTTCACCCAGGACCTCCGGGACGCACTGCCCGACGCGACGTTCGGCCTCGCGAGCGAGGTGCTGGGCGACCTGCGGGTCCGGAAGGACGACGCCGAACTCGACGCAATGCGCCGGGCTGGCGCGGTCGCCGACGAGACGGTCCGTGACCTCCGGGCGATGGGCGAGGAAGCGCTCGGGCTGAGCGAGGCCGAACTCGCCGCCGAGATCGAGGAACTGCTGGAGTCGAACGGCGGCACCGGCGTCGCCTTCGAGACGATCGTCGGCGCGGGGCCGAACGGCGCGAAACCGCACCACCACCACGGCGACCGCGAGATCACGCCCGGCGAGCCGGTCGTGCTCGACTTCGGCACGCGGGTGGACGGCTACCCTTCCGACCAGACGCGGACGCTCGTGTTCGGCGGCGAGCCGAGCGAGCGGTTCCGCGAAGTTCACGAGATCGTCCGGGAGGCCCAGCAGGCCGGCGTGGATGCGGTGGAACCCGGGGTGACCGCGGAGTCCGTCGACGACGCCACCCGAGAGGTGATCGAGGACGCGGGCTACGGCGACGAGTTCATCCACCGCACGGGCCACGGCGTCGGCCTCGACGTCCACGAGGAGCCGTACATCGTCGAGGGGAACGAGCGCGAACTCCAGCCGGGGATGGTGTTCAGCGTCGAGCCTGGGATCTACCTCCTCGGGGAGTTCGGCGTCCGGATCGAGGATCTGGTGGTCGTTACCGAGGAGGGCTGTGAGCGGCTGAACGACACCGACCGCGGTTGGGCGTGCTGA
- a CDS encoding transcriptional regulator, with product MEETTTRQRIVDALREEPATPRELSKRVGVPTSVVYDHARHVAKSLENDDERLLVAPPECKECGFAGFDDPLSAPSRCPKCNCERITEPQLVVEPAER from the coding sequence ATGGAGGAGACGACCACCCGCCAGCGGATCGTCGACGCGCTCCGCGAGGAACCGGCGACGCCGCGGGAGCTCTCGAAGCGAGTCGGCGTCCCCACGAGCGTCGTGTACGACCACGCACGGCACGTCGCGAAGAGCCTGGAGAACGACGACGAACGGCTGCTCGTCGCGCCGCCGGAGTGCAAGGAGTGTGGGTTCGCCGGGTTCGACGACCCGCTTTCGGCGCCGAGTCGGTGTCCGAAGTGTAACTGCGAGCGGATCACCGAGCCCCAGCTGGTGGTGGAACCGGCGGAGCGCTGA
- a CDS encoding CBS domain-containing protein, which translates to MSTRARVKEYMTRDVATVDADDTVADVARRIAESDHNGFPVTDGRKVEGFVSARDLLLADEDAPVFTVMVEDIVVAHPEMDVIDAARVILRSGIQKLPVVDDAGNLTGIISNTDVVRSQIERATPEKVGELMETLQHIHDVEVHEERRQVRLDDLVPTQGRVYADELEGRRYELEHGLAEPLVVIANATGDKELLLLTDGHHRALAADRLDIEEMDAYVIVVEADEPVTLGMERTAEKEGLASIDDVAVVDYARHPLIETTKRLQ; encoded by the coding sequence ATGAGTACGAGAGCGCGGGTCAAGGAGTACATGACCCGGGACGTGGCGACGGTCGACGCCGACGACACGGTCGCCGACGTGGCCCGACGGATCGCCGAGAGCGACCACAACGGGTTCCCGGTGACCGACGGCCGGAAAGTCGAGGGGTTCGTCTCCGCGCGGGATCTCCTCCTGGCGGACGAGGACGCCCCAGTCTTCACCGTGATGGTCGAGGACATCGTCGTCGCCCATCCCGAGATGGACGTGATCGACGCCGCGCGGGTGATCCTGCGTTCGGGGATCCAGAAGCTCCCGGTCGTCGACGACGCGGGCAACCTCACGGGGATCATCTCCAACACCGACGTGGTGCGCAGCCAGATCGAGCGCGCCACCCCCGAGAAGGTAGGCGAACTGATGGAGACCCTGCAGCACATCCACGACGTGGAGGTCCACGAGGAGCGCCGGCAGGTCCGCCTCGACGACCTCGTCCCCACGCAGGGCCGGGTGTACGCCGACGAGCTCGAGGGCCGGCGCTACGAACTCGAACACGGGCTGGCCGAGCCGCTAGTCGTGATCGCCAACGCGACCGGCGACAAGGAGCTGCTCCTGCTGACCGACGGCCACCACCGCGCGCTGGCGGCCGACCGCCTGGATATCGAGGAGATGGACGCCTACGTCATCGTCGTCGAGGCCGACGAGCCGGTGACGCTGGGGATGGAGCGAACCGCCGAGAAGGAGGGGCTCGCCTCCATCGACGACGTGGCGGTCGTCGACTACGCCCGCCACCCGCTGATCGAGACGACCAAACGGCTGCAGTGA
- a CDS encoding NAD+ synthase produces the protein MANLYEQTQDEIEPIDLRFSEEEIEARVDHLTAFIRERVEMADVDGALIALSGGIDSTTTAHLAVEALGADAVHGLLLPKEVNEEENMSDAEQVAQDLGITYDVLGVDSIVEEILDTYDAEHDDESEGRWEGRYVGNTSARVRMTLNYLVGNFENKLVLGTGNRAELGTGYVTKYGDGGVDCNPLGNLYKQQVRQVAAHLGVDTDLVQKTPTGGMVDYGTDEEEFGVDYDTLDAILALHVDGGVPAEATARLTDTALDDVEYVVQMHEESEHKRTPPATPDPLF, from the coding sequence ATGGCGAATCTCTACGAGCAGACCCAAGACGAGATCGAGCCGATCGACCTCCGGTTCTCCGAGGAGGAGATCGAAGCGCGCGTCGACCACCTCACCGCGTTCATCCGCGAGCGGGTCGAGATGGCGGACGTCGACGGTGCGCTCATCGCCCTCTCGGGTGGGATCGACAGCACGACGACCGCTCACCTCGCGGTCGAGGCGCTCGGTGCCGACGCCGTTCACGGGCTGCTCCTCCCGAAGGAGGTCAACGAGGAGGAGAACATGAGCGACGCCGAGCAGGTCGCCCAGGACCTCGGCATCACCTACGACGTCCTCGGAGTCGACTCGATCGTCGAGGAAATCCTGGACACGTACGACGCCGAACACGACGACGAGTCCGAGGGACGCTGGGAGGGGCGCTACGTCGGCAACACGAGCGCTCGCGTCCGGATGACGCTCAACTACCTCGTCGGCAACTTCGAGAACAAACTCGTCCTCGGCACGGGCAACCGCGCCGAGCTCGGGACCGGCTACGTGACGAAGTACGGCGACGGCGGCGTCGACTGCAACCCGCTCGGTAACCTCTACAAACAGCAGGTGCGGCAGGTCGCCGCCCACCTCGGCGTCGACACGGACCTCGTCCAGAAGACGCCGACCGGTGGGATGGTCGACTACGGGACCGACGAGGAGGAGTTCGGTGTCGACTACGACACGCTCGACGCCATCCTCGCGCTCCACGTCGACGGCGGCGTCCCCGCCGAGGCGACCGCGCGACTCACCGACACCGCGCTTGATGACGTCGAGTACGTCGTACAGATGCACGAGGAGAGCGAGCACAAGCGGACGCCGCCGGCGACGCCGGACCCGCTCTTTTGA
- a CDS encoding Na+/H+ antiporter NhaC family protein: MLELGAVALPLQAETSEFGMLSLLPPLLAIFLAMITRRAILSLFLGVWSGAVIYTGGHGFVTTLTWTAQSIGESLFNAKILMIVMFLGAGVAMIWRLGGALAIANAATSRLDSQRKVGLATWIFGMLWFFGDYSNTAIVGTTMRDMADEMRMSREKLSYIIDSTAAPVATFGISSWVVYQLSMIDQGYEAAGITGEVPGSFTIFLQSIPFNMYCIFAVVMVGIIVLTQRDFGEMLDAEHRSWKEGKVLRDNATPMQSAEDSLGDVVTDTPSLRFFLIPVGSLITVVFVGAAFTGYTGAGAGASFIDIVDNAAFVDALLWGSFTMVSMGIISGTIAGLMDLEEAMETVIDGFGMMLTAASILIMAWTIGGVTTTLETGLYVTNTAQAFISPTLLPIVILFAAAVIAFSTGTSWGTMAIVTPIAIPLAWNIGGSTPELLPVAVGTVFSGAIFGDHCSPISDTTILSSTFTGADHIDHVRTQIYYAMTVITVAAVMLLVWGATRITPLILLPIGVGLLYGVVYALSEWDSSRKGIEPKASTTEQTVAPSDD; encoded by the coding sequence ATGCTTGAACTCGGCGCGGTAGCCCTACCGCTTCAGGCCGAGACCTCCGAGTTCGGGATGCTCTCGCTGCTTCCGCCGCTACTGGCCATCTTCCTGGCGATGATCACCCGCCGGGCCATCCTCTCGCTGTTCCTGGGGGTCTGGTCCGGGGCGGTCATCTACACCGGGGGCCACGGGTTCGTCACGACGCTGACCTGGACCGCCCAGTCCATCGGCGAGAGCCTGTTCAACGCGAAGATCCTGATGATCGTGATGTTCTTGGGGGCAGGGGTCGCCATGATCTGGCGGCTCGGGGGGGCGCTCGCGATCGCCAACGCCGCCACGTCGCGGCTCGACTCACAGCGGAAGGTCGGGCTGGCGACGTGGATTTTCGGGATGCTGTGGTTCTTCGGGGACTACTCCAACACCGCCATCGTCGGCACGACGATGCGCGACATGGCCGACGAGATGCGGATGTCCCGGGAGAAGCTCTCGTACATCATCGACTCCACCGCCGCGCCGGTGGCGACGTTCGGCATCTCCAGTTGGGTGGTGTACCAGCTGAGTATGATCGATCAGGGGTACGAGGCCGCGGGCATCACGGGCGAAGTACCCGGATCGTTCACCATCTTCCTCCAGAGCATCCCGTTCAACATGTACTGCATCTTCGCGGTCGTGATGGTCGGGATCATCGTCCTCACCCAGCGTGACTTCGGCGAGATGCTCGATGCCGAACACCGCTCGTGGAAGGAGGGGAAGGTGCTCCGCGACAACGCGACGCCGATGCAGAGCGCCGAGGACAGTCTGGGCGACGTCGTGACCGACACGCCCAGCCTGCGTTTCTTCCTCATCCCCGTCGGCTCGCTGATCACCGTCGTGTTCGTGGGTGCGGCGTTCACCGGCTACACCGGCGCGGGTGCGGGCGCCTCGTTCATCGACATCGTCGACAACGCGGCGTTCGTCGACGCGCTGCTGTGGGGCTCGTTCACGATGGTCTCGATGGGGATCATCTCGGGCACCATCGCGGGCCTGATGGACTTAGAGGAGGCGATGGAGACGGTGATCGACGGGTTCGGGATGATGCTGACCGCCGCGTCGATCCTGATCATGGCGTGGACCATCGGCGGCGTCACGACAACCCTGGAGACGGGGCTCTACGTGACGAACACCGCCCAGGCGTTCATCAGTCCGACGCTGCTGCCCATCGTGATCCTGTTCGCCGCGGCGGTGATCGCGTTCTCCACCGGTACCTCGTGGGGGACGATGGCGATCGTGACGCCGATCGCGATCCCGCTGGCCTGGAACATCGGCGGCTCGACGCCGGAGCTCCTGCCGGTCGCGGTCGGGACGGTGTTCAGCGGCGCCATCTTCGGCGACCACTGCTCGCCCATCTCGGACACGACGATCCTCTCCTCGACGTTCACGGGGGCGGATCACATCGACCACGTCCGGACCCAGATCTACTACGCGATGACGGTGATCACCGTCGCCGCGGTGATGCTGCTGGTCTGGGGCGCGACCCGGATCACGCCGCTGATCCTGCTCCCGATCGGCGTGGGCCTGCTGTACGGCGTCGTCTACGCGCTCTCGGAGTGGGACTCCAGCCGGAAGGGGATCGAACCGAAGGCATCGACGACCGAACAGACAGTAGCGCCGTCGGACGACTGA
- a CDS encoding diphthine--ammonia ligase, producing MSMSWVSLFSGGKDSSWALYRAQQEGLDVGRLLTVHPAGDSYMYHTPATRLARLAAESVGLPLTEIEPDDFGADDVEDAGAQGDAEIEPLEAALADIAADADLTGVTAGAVESEYQTSRIEALCDRLEIDLFAPLWQRDPETLATEMLDAGFEITIVQVAAAGLDESWLGRTLDADALAELQELHDEYGVHVLGEGGEFETFVVDGPHMDRRIDLALSTRWEGTRGHVVVDDASLE from the coding sequence ATGAGTATGAGTTGGGTGAGCCTGTTCTCCGGCGGCAAGGACTCCTCGTGGGCGCTGTACCGCGCCCAGCAGGAGGGGCTGGACGTCGGCCGACTGCTGACCGTCCACCCGGCGGGGGACTCGTACATGTACCACACGCCCGCGACCCGCCTCGCGCGGCTGGCCGCCGAGAGCGTCGGCCTGCCGTTGACCGAGATCGAGCCGGACGACTTCGGCGCCGACGACGTCGAGGACGCGGGCGCACAGGGGGACGCCGAGATCGAACCGCTGGAGGCCGCGCTGGCCGACATCGCGGCCGACGCCGACCTGACGGGCGTCACCGCCGGCGCCGTCGAGAGCGAGTACCAGACCTCCCGGATCGAGGCGCTCTGTGACCGCCTCGAGATCGACCTGTTCGCGCCGCTGTGGCAGCGCGACCCCGAGACCCTCGCGACCGAGATGCTCGATGCGGGGTTCGAGATCACGATCGTCCAGGTCGCGGCCGCCGGCCTCGACGAGTCCTGGCTCGGCCGCACGCTCGACGCCGACGCGCTCGCGGAGCTTCAGGAACTCCACGACGAGTACGGCGTCCACGTGCTAGGTGAGGGCGGCGAGTTCGAGACGTTCGTGGTCGACGGCCCCCACATGGACCGCCGGATCGATCTGGCCCTCAGCACTCGCTGGGAGGGGACTCGAGGTCACGTCGTGGTCGACGACGCGTCACTGGAGTGA
- a CDS encoding DHH family phosphoesterase — protein MVTRLVLGCGAVGFDLLQQLPDGDTTVVTDDEPRAESLREASIAAVEGDPTDPATHAPDADVVLVASDDPERNRTVAAAARETFPDAMLVAYAGEGALPETVDAIRETVDRLIDPTEVLADNVLDRAAGFESERARGLHRALRAAEEPIAVVAHDNPDPDAIASAVALCRLADRIGVEAEACYYGEISHQENRALVNLLDLPLVRLEPGEIEEYGGVALVDHSRPGVNDSLPEDTEIDVVIDHHPPRGAVDGEFVDLRSGVGATSTLLTEYLDRFDVPADTTTATALLYGIQIDTKEFTREVSKADFAAAASLIPDVDADTLSRVESPSLSIETVSVLASAIENRTVRDGALSTCVGEIRDRDALAQAAERLLDMEGVQITLAYGFMDDTIYVSGRARGSELDLGETLRDAFGAIGDAGGHADMAGAQIPLGILGETGSEQAGSLAEIVREVVEERFFDALSDAPDAPSPDDGLEYEYAPEGAASMAHPYESGRDDTEDDA, from the coding sequence ATGGTCACCCGGCTGGTGCTGGGCTGTGGCGCGGTCGGCTTCGACCTCCTCCAACAGCTACCCGATGGGGATACGACCGTCGTCACCGACGACGAACCCCGTGCCGAGAGCCTCCGCGAGGCCAGCATCGCCGCCGTCGAGGGCGACCCCACCGACCCGGCGACACACGCCCCCGACGCCGACGTCGTGCTCGTCGCCAGCGACGACCCCGAGCGCAACCGCACGGTCGCCGCGGCGGCCCGGGAGACGTTCCCCGACGCGATGCTGGTCGCCTACGCCGGCGAGGGCGCACTGCCCGAGACCGTCGACGCGATCCGCGAGACGGTCGACCGCCTGATCGATCCGACCGAGGTGCTGGCCGACAACGTACTCGACCGCGCGGCCGGCTTCGAGAGCGAGCGCGCCCGCGGGCTCCACCGCGCGCTACGGGCCGCCGAGGAGCCGATCGCCGTCGTCGCCCACGACAACCCCGACCCCGACGCGATCGCGAGCGCGGTCGCGCTCTGTCGGCTGGCCGACCGGATCGGCGTCGAGGCCGAAGCCTGCTACTACGGCGAGATCAGCCACCAGGAGAACCGCGCGCTGGTGAACCTGCTCGACCTGCCGTTGGTCCGGCTCGAACCCGGGGAGATCGAGGAGTACGGCGGCGTCGCGCTGGTCGATCACTCCCGCCCGGGCGTCAACGACAGCCTGCCTGAAGACACGGAGATCGACGTCGTGATCGACCACCACCCGCCGCGGGGCGCGGTCGACGGGGAGTTCGTCGATCTCCGCAGCGGCGTCGGCGCGACGAGCACGCTGCTGACGGAGTATCTCGACCGGTTCGACGTCCCCGCGGACACCACGACCGCGACCGCGCTGCTGTACGGTATCCAGATCGACACCAAGGAGTTCACCCGCGAGGTGTCGAAAGCCGACTTCGCGGCCGCCGCGTCGCTGATCCCCGACGTCGACGCCGACACGCTCTCGCGGGTGGAGTCGCCCAGCCTCTCGATCGAGACGGTGTCGGTGCTCGCGTCGGCGATCGAGAACCGCACCGTCCGGGACGGCGCGCTCTCGACCTGTGTCGGGGAGATCCGGGACCGCGACGCGCTGGCACAGGCCGCCGAGCGCCTGCTGGACATGGAGGGGGTCCAGATCACGCTCGCCTACGGGTTCATGGACGACACGATCTACGTCTCGGGCCGGGCCCGGGGGTCGGAGCTCGATCTCGGAGAGACGCTGCGGGACGCGTTCGGCGCCATCGGCGACGCCGGCGGCCACGCCGACATGGCGGGCGCCCAGATACCGCTCGGAATCCTCGGGGAGACCGGCTCGGAACAGGCCGGCTCGCTGGCCGAGATCGTCCGGGAGGTCGTCGAGGAGCGGTTCTTCGACGCGCTCTCGGACGCGCCCGACGCCCCCTCGCCCGACGACGGGCTCGAGTACGAGTACGCGCCGGAGGGCGCGGCGTCGATGGCCCACCCCTACGAGTCGGGGCGGGACGACACCGAGGACGACGCCTGA